A single Polyodon spathula isolate WHYD16114869_AA chromosome 6, ASM1765450v1, whole genome shotgun sequence DNA region contains:
- the ppil4 gene encoding peptidyl-prolyl cis-trans isomerase-like 4, translating to MAVLLETTLGDIVFDLYTEERPRASLNFLKLCKIKFYNYCLIHNVQRDFIIQTGDPTGTGRGGESVFSKLYGDQARFFEAEKVPRIKHKKKGTVSMVNNGNDRHGSQFLITTGEALDYLDGVHTVFGEVTEGMDVLMKINEAFVDKDFLPFQDIRINHTVILDDPFDDPQGLPIPDRSPEPTKEQLDSGRIGADEDIDDAKGKSLEEVDEVIKEKEAKTQAILLEMVGDLPDADIKPPENVLFVCKLNPVTTDEDLEIIFSRFGLIKSCEIIRDSKTKESLCYAFIEFEKEEDCEKAYFKMDNVLIDDRRIHVDFSQSVAKIKWKGKGGKYTKDDFKAYEKDLDKRSKLALKDKIKPKQDSKYDLLLEEGTDEAGGSQLHSGKKHKEKKHHYSDDEDERKSKKSKHRRDSLEDQYRDQGRKAERRRSHSRSRSRERDSHKPSKSKGNRDRDRDRRDRSRSPRKCKDKERSRHR from the exons GAAACCACGTTAGGAGATATTGTTTTTGATTTATATACAGAGGAAAGACCGAGGG cttccttgAATTTTCTTAAATTGTGTAAAATCAAATTTTACAACTATTGTCTCATTCACAATGTTcag AGAGATTTTATTATCCAGACTGGTGACCCCACAGGCACTGGTCGGGGAGGTGAATCTGTTTTCAG TAAACTGTATGGTGATCAAGCTAGGTTTTTTGAAGCCGAGAAAGTGCCCAGGATCAAGCACAAGAAAAAGGGGACAGTGTCTATGGTGAATAATGGCAACGACCGGCATGGCTCTCAG TTCCTTATTACTACAGGGGAAGCCCTGGATTATCTTGATGGGGTTCACACAGTGTTTGGGGAGGTAACTGAAGGCATGGATGTCCTCATGAAGATCAATGAGGCCTTTGTGGACAAGGATTTCCTCCCTTTCCAGGATATCAG AATAAACCACACAGTGATACTGGATGATCCCTTTGACGATCCACAAGGCCTGCCAATACCTGATCGCTCTCCTGAACCAACAAAGGAACAGCTAGAT AGTGGACGTATAGGAGCTGATGAAGACATTGATGATGCCAAAGGAAAGAGTTTGGAGGAAGTGGATGAAGTGATCAAAGAAAAAGAAGCGAAAACGCAGGCCATACTTTTGGAGATG gtAGGTGACCTGCCTGATGCAGATATTAAACCCCCTGAAAATGTCTTGTTTGTTTGCAAACTGAATCCAGTCACCACCGATGAAGATTTGGAGATCATATTCTCTCGATTTGGACTCATCAAAAG TTGTGAAATCATTAGAGACTCAAAAACCAAAGAGTCCCTGTGCTACGCTTTCATTGAGTTTGAAAAG GAAGAAGACTGTGAAAAGGCTTACTTTAAGATGGACAATGTGCTCATCGATGACCGGAGAATACATGTGGATTTTAGCCAGTCTGTTGCTAAGATTAAATGGAAAGGAAAAG GTGGAAAGTATACTAAGGATGACTTCAAAGCCTATGAGAAGGACCTGGACAAACGCTCCAAATTGGCtctaaaagacaaaataaaacccaaacaAGA CTCCAAATACGATCTTCTTCTGGAGGAAGGTACAGATGAGGCTGGGGGGAGCCAGTTGCATTCTGGGAAAAAGCACAAAGAGAAGAAGCACCACTATTCTGATGATGAGGATGAAAGGAAGTCAAAGAAGTCCAAG CACCGCCGAGACAGCCTGGAGGATCAGTACAGAGACCAGGGGAGGAAGGCCGAGCGACGCCGCAGTCATAGCAGGAGTCGATCCCGGGAAAGAGACAGCCACAAACCTAGCAAGTCAAAGGGGAACAGGGACCGGGACCGGGACAGGAGGGACAGGAGCCGGAGTCCAAGAAAATGCAAAGACAAGGAACGCAGCCGGCACAGATGA